The Pygocentrus nattereri isolate fPygNat1 chromosome 2, fPygNat1.pri, whole genome shotgun sequence genome has a window encoding:
- the LOC108412568 gene encoding olfactory receptor 52E8-like, translating into MDYSTNITYLSLEGHVELEKYRYVYFVICLVIFILIICCNSVVISVIYTNEHLHEPMYIFIAALLCNALFGAAAFYPKLLSDFLSETQVISHGACLFQAFCIYTYAAAEFTLLAVMAFDRYVSICKPLQYATLMKMSTVKKLLFFCWFIPSCEIGISIILTYRQLCKYKLNRIYCSNYSVAKLSCGDLTAVSTYGLSALPIAVCPPVMFVIYSYVRIIDVCLKNSKDFRRKTLQTCFPHIFIFTTFSCTACFEVINSRFEGNVPHLFAMIMSAENMVIPPLLNPIIYGLKMQEIWNRIKRILWKRKTHVFPD; encoded by the coding sequence ATGGATTATTCTactaatattacatatttatctTTGGAAGGGcatgtggagctggagaaatatCGATATGTCTACTTTGTAATTTGTCTTGTAATTTTTATTCTGATAATTTGCTGTAATTCTGttgtcatttctgtcatttataCAAACGAACATCTCCATGAGCCGatgtacattttcattgctgctTTACTTTGCAATGCTCTCTTTGGAGCAGCTGCCTTTTACCCAAAATTACTGAGTGACTTTCTGTCTGAAACACAAGTGATCTCTCATGGAGCCTGTCTGTTTCAGGCCTTTTGCATTTACACATATGCTGCAGCAGAGTTCACGCTGTTAGCAGTTATGGCCTTTGACAGATATGTGTCCATATGTAAACCATTACAATATGCAACTCTTATGAAAATGTCCACCGTTAAAAAGCTCTTATTTTTCTGCTGGTTTATACCTTCCTGTGAAATTGGAATATCAATAATACTAACATACAGACAGCTgtgtaaatataaattaaacCGAATATACTGCAGTAATTACTCGGTTGCTAAATTAAGTTGTGGAGATTTAACGGCTGTGAGCACATATGGGCTGTCTGCTTTACCCATTGCTGTCTGTCCACCTGTGATGTTTGTTATCTACTCATATGTTAGAATAATTGATGTCTGTTTAAAGAATTCAaaagatttcagaagaaaaacttTACAGACCTGCTTcccacacatttttattttcaccaCTTTTTCTTGTACTGCATGTTTTGAAGTAATAAATAGCAGATTTGAAGGAAATGTACCTCATTTATTTGCTATGATAATGTCAGCTGAAAATATGGTCATTCCTCCTCTACTTAATCCTATTATATATGGATTGAAAATGCAGGAGATTTGGAATAGGATTAAGAGAATCCTTTGGAAGAGAAAGACTCATGTTTTTCCAgattaa